In Trichoderma breve strain T069 chromosome 4, whole genome shotgun sequence, the following proteins share a genomic window:
- a CDS encoding fungal specific transcription factor domain-containing protein encodes MSPRLGSLFANRGSRAFYGSSYFGHQVAARILSEEGQDLPSGISRGRDTLQSFRDESSSFAQVWDLLGLLPRQKSTVDRLVNIFLAEVNWSLDAVHEATFRSSYDEFWGRRFGFDDLANVDLRWLGLLFIILAFGVLLDTPPRLTLDVQREREEASLRFYWAARRAIVIAPSFYGESTDIVRAGLLVTRYLLHTRRVSESWLTIGFASRMGQAQGMHVDGERWRMSRKGTEQRRRLWSHIYAIDRMISLALGRPYAINDEFCLTHEAENVWLDDLEDEEAARVVPQPLNLPTPSVLSFLLYRLAKVIGKIQEKCFGLERASYEAVLQLDADLVMWSEQLPPYFSLENPDTAGDEALPFLPWHRLYLHTSFHFARIILHRPFLLRESITDRFRSSHEACMSSALADLKIRLRTMNSTTADNLRWAFGAHNLFNSAMILGIIAVKNPHSSQAGAILEDLEAYCENLHQDPWLNEFGMAELKVIELCIAKARDSRCTSMSVYTSGSPAEPLNTRTNTVDGSARIRPPDLESPAMSSDMSSIYWPTVWEDNQFSFPGAADFSTWEQMISDIAEDSSYIGQ; translated from the exons ATGAGTCCTCGTTTGGGGTCATTGTTCGCCAATAGGGGCTCAAGGGCCTTTTACGGCTCTTCCTACTTTGGACACCAAGTAGCGGCTAGAATACTGAGCGAAGAGGGTCAAGATCTCCCGTCAGGAATCTCACGGGGTCGGGACACGCTGCAGTCTTTTCGAGATGAATCCAGCTCTTTTGCTCAGGTTTGGGACCTACTTGGTTTGTTGCCTCGTCAGAAATCGACAGTTGATCGTCTGGTGAACATTTTCCTGGCCGAAGTGAACTGGTCTTTGGATGCGGTTCACGAGGCGACCTTTAGGAGCAGCTATGACGAGTTTTGGGGACGACGATTTGGATTTGACGATCTGGCCAACGTTGATCTTCGCTGGCTGGGACTTTTATTCATAATACTGGCATTTGGAGTGTTGCTCGACACTCCACCGCGTCTAACGCTGGATGTACAACGAGAGCGGGAAGAGGCATCTCTAAGATTTTAC TGGGCAGCTAGGAGAGCAATCGTTATTGCTCCATCATTCTACGGAGAAAGCACAGATATTGTACGGGCTGGGCTTCTGGTCACTCGCTATCTTCTTCACACTCGACGAGTTTCAGAATCATGGCTTACCATCGGCTTTGCTTCACGAATGGGACAAGCCCAGGGAATGCAC GTTGACGGTGAAAGATGGCGCATGTCGCGGAAAGGCACGGAACAGCGGAGACGACTTTGGAGCCATATATACGCCATCGACCGTATGATATCCCTCGCATTAGGCCGACCCTATGCTATCAATGACGAATTTTGTCTAACACACGAGGCTGAGAATGTGTGGTTGGATGACTtggaggacgaagaagctgctcgCGTTGTTCCGCAGCCGCTTAATCTACCAACGCCGAGCGTCTTGTCATTCCTACTCTATCGACTTGCCAAGGTCATTGGCAAGATTCAGGAGAAATGCTTTGGATTAGAACGAGCCAGCTACGAAGCTGTTCTTCAGCTCGATGCCGACTTGGTCATGTGGAGTGAGCAGCTACCGCCATATTTCAGCCTAGAAAACCCGGACACTGCAGGAGACGAGGCCCTCCCATTTCTTCCGTGGCATCGACTCTACCTACACACATCATTCCACTTTGCAAGAATCATCCTACATCGGCCATTTTTGCTCCGGGAGTCTATCACGGATCGATTTCGGTCGAGTCACGAGGCGTGCATGTCATCAGCGTTGGCAGATTTGAAAATCAGACTTCGTACAATGAATAGCACGACTGCGGACAACTTGCGATGGGCTTTCGGAGCTCACAATCTATTCAATAGTGCAATGATTTTAGGAATTATTGCGGTTAAGAATCCTCATTCGTCACAAGCTGGTGCTATCCTAGAAGACCTGGAAGCATACTGCGAAAACCTGCACCAAGACCCCTGGTTAAACGAATTTGGTATGGCGGAGCTAAAGGTAATTGAGCTTTGTATTGCAAAGGCCAGAGATTCCAGATGTACTTCGATGAGTGTTTATACATCTGGCTCTCCGGCTGAGCCTCTTAACACCAGAACCAACACTGTAGATGGTTCTGCGCGTATACGACCCCCAGACTTGGAATCTCCAGCCATGTCTTCGGATATGAGCTCCATATATTGGCCAACTGTTTGGGAGGATAACCAATTTTCATTTCCTGGTGCAGCAGACTTTAGCACTTGGGAGCAGATGATATCAGATATTGCGGAAGATAGTAGCTATATTGGGCAATAA
- a CDS encoding fumarylacetoacetate (FAA) hydrolase family domain-containing protein, which yields MTPILLEDQPVWNRLIRFEDVNGQERYGEPIDDDLDVGIALHRGEDVYARIVRAESALDLSAALSEDVVQVKRILAPLRPEEAGTIRCIGLNYREHAAEMKLSIPKTPTMFLKATETINHPSGHIVAPHCADLHDCHLDYEVELAVVIGKTCKDVSEDHAMEYVLGYMTANDVTARTHQNEVSQWDRGKGFDGFAPIGPALVSSRVIPDPSVLQLQTVLNGQVMQQGEASDMIFTVPKIVSFLSQGCTLQKGTIILTGTPCGIGVSRNPPVRLVEGDELFVTISHGLGSLTNPIAFKSSKHNGHLVEARI from the exons ATGACTCCTATACTATTGGAAGACCAGCCT GTCTGGAATAGGTTAATTAGATTTGAAGATGTTAATGGTCAAGAGAGATACGGTGAACCTATTGACGATGACCTCGATG TTGGCATTGCCTTACACCGTGGCGAAGACGTATATGCTAGGATTGTTCGAGCCGAGTCAGCTCTAGACCTATCCGCCGCCCTATCAGAAGACGTCGTGCAAGTTAAAAGG ATATTGGCACCGCTCAGACCAGAGGAAGCGGGTACAATACGATGCATTGGACTCAATTACCGCGAACATGCC GCAGAAATGAAGTTATCAATTCCTAAAACTCCGACAATGTTTCTCAAGGCAACCGAAACAATCAATCACCCTTCAGGCCACATTGTTGCCCCTCACTGCGCAGATCTACACGACTGCCATTTGGACTACGAAGTGGAACTCGCCGTTGTCATCGGAAAGACATGCAAAGATGTCTCCGAGGATCATGCCATGGAATATGTGCTAGGTTACATGACCGCCAACGATGTCACCGCACGGACACACCAGAACGAAGTCTCGCAGTGGGATCGCGGCAAGGGCTTCGACGGATTCGCACCAATCGGACCAGCTCTCGTTTCGTCAAGGGTCATTCCCGACCCGTCGGTTTTACAGCTCCAGACCGTCCTCAACGGACAGGTGATGCAGCAAGGAGAAGCGAGTGACATGATTTTCACCGTTCCCAAGATAGTCTCGTTTTTATCTCAG GGCTGCACGTTGCAAAAGGGGACTATTATTCTGACTGGGACCCCTTGCGGAATTGGTGTCAGCCGAAACCCGCCAGTTCGGCTCGTCGAAGGCGACGAGTTGTTTGTAACTATTAGTCATGGGCTTGGGTCGCTGACAAACCCCATTGCGTTCAAATCTTCAAAGCATAATGGACACCTCGTTGAAGCGAGAATCTAG
- a CDS encoding amino acid permease domain-containing protein has product MDEKKIATPSDLSEHASVNNITHYEGVVNIPMVERETVKRKLKSRHMQFYAIGGTIGTGLFVGIGGGLAQAGPLSLLLGYSITSVFIFSMMRCLGEMTTWIPLPGATPRFCSRFVDEALGFAVGWNQWYNCAITVCAEISAAAAVIQFWNDTISPAVWISIILVLIFIFNLIDVGVFGEVEFVFSCIKIVALVGLLILSLVIDLGGGPTHDRLGFRYWKNPGAMVEYIVSGDTGRFLGLFNAIINAGFAFAGIEMIAVAAGETENPRHNIPKAVNRLFWRILFFYVLGTLAVGVLVPYTDDRLLNGGAGVASSPWVIGISRAGIKVLPHIINAVVLVSAASAGNALLYSGSRYLLALAEGGQAPKFLLKCTKRGVPIYCVLFTGALAPLTYMAVSSDSAKVFSWFANLVTTAALFTWCSICIAYMGFDRALRAQGINRKEELAFGGRFQPYLSYISLGFFIIVLIFNGFSTFIHGHWDTQHFVVSYVGIPIFFTLFFGWKIIKKTKFRHAKEIDLDTGRQLDESTDYEEKPKNLVDRLWAWAA; this is encoded by the exons atggacgagaagaagattgcaACTCCATCCGACTTGTCAGAACATGCCTCCGTCAATAATATAACCCATTATGAGGGAGTGGTTAATATCCCAATGGTGGAGAGGGAGACAGTAAAGAGAAAGCTTAAATCGCGTCATATGCAGTTCTATGCCATTGGCGGTACCATTGGCACGGGTCTCTTCGTGGGTATTGGTGGTGGCCTCGCCCAGGCGGGTCCCCTGTCTCTCTTGTTGGGTTACTCAATTACTAGTGTGTTTATATTCTCTATG ATGCGATGTCTAGGAGAGATGACAACTTGGATACCACTTCCTGGTGCTACGCCAAGATTCTGCTCTCGCTTTGTCGACGAGGCATTGGGATTTGCGGTTGGTTGGAACCAGTGGTACAACTGTGCAATCACTGTATGCGCAGAGATATCGGCCGCAGCTGCTGTGATTCAATTTTGGAATGACACAATTTCGCCCGCCGTCTGGATCTCAATCATCCTCGTTCTAATCTTCATATTCAATCTTATCGATGTGGGAGTATTTGGGGAAGTCGAATTCGTATTCTCCTGCATCAAGATTGTGGCTCTGGTTGGCCTTCTCATCTTGTCCCTTGTCATTGATTTGGGTGGTGGCCCAACTCACGACCGACTTGGATTCCG CTATTGGAAGAATCCCGGAGCTATGGTGGAATATATCGTCAGTGGCGACACTGGGCGCTTCCTCGGACTTTTCAACGCCATTATCAACGCTGGATTTGCTTTTGCGGGTATCGAGATGATTGCTGTTGCAGCAGGAGAAACAGAAAACCCTCGACACAACATTCCAAAGGCAGTGAACCGACTCTTCTGGcgtatcctcttcttctacgTCCTTGGAACACTTGCTGTTGGCGTGCTTGTCCCATACACCGATGACAGGCTCCTAAACGgcggtgctggtgttgcCAGCTCACCCTGGGTTATTGGTATTTCCCGTGCTGGCATCAAGGTTCTCCctcacatcatcaacgcTGTGGTTCTCGTGTCTGCCGCTTCGGCCGGAAACGCGTTGCTATACAGCGGTAGCCGATatctccttgccctcgcTGAAGGTGGCCAAGCGCCAAAGTTTTTGCTCAAATGCACTAAGAGAGGAGTTCCTATTTACTGTGTTCTCTTTACGGGTGCTCTTGCACCTCTTACTTACATGGCCGTCAGCTCCGACAGCGCCAAGGTCTTTTCGTGGTTCGCCAACCTCGTCACAACTGCTGCTCTGTTTACCTGGTGTAGTATTTGTATTGCTTACATGGGTTTTGACCGTGCACTTCGTGCTCAAGGCATAAACCGGAAGGAAGAGTTGGCCTTTGGTGGCCGCTTCCAACCTTACCTCTCCTACATCAGTCTTGGGtttttcatcatcgtcctcatcttcaacggcTTCAGTACGTTTATTCACGGCCATTGGGACACTCAACACTTCGTGGTTTCGTACGTAGGCATACC AATCTTTTTCACACTTTTCTTCGGATGGaagatcatcaagaagaccaaATTCCGCCACGCCAAAGAGATTGATCTTGACACTGGAAGGCAATTGGATGAGTCTACAGACTATGaagaaaagccaaaaaaCCTAGTCGACCGGCTTTGGGCATGGGCAGCATGA
- a CDS encoding chrR cupin-like domain-containing protein codes for MEQFEFHDPTTRSTWRQCSPGIEELVLNEDKATGRKTLLQRWQPGATNPASSPFVHTFIEEIYIVEGDLTDKTLRQTFDKGMYAYRNPGMEHGPWSSERGCLMFVTCAAVDSTNLAA; via the exons ATGGAGCAGTTCGAATTCCATGATCCCACAACGCGCTCCACCTGGCGGCAGTGCTCTCCAGGAATCGAGGAGCTGGTTCTAAACGAGGACAAAGCAACTGGTCGCAAAACACTACTCCAGCGATGGCAACCCGGCGCAACAAACCCGGCCTCAAGCCCCTTTGTGCATACGTTCATTGAGGAGATTTATATCGTGGAGGGCGATCTTACGGATAAGACATTGCGTCAGACCTTTGACAAGGGCATGTATGCATACCGCAACCCGGGGATGGAACATGGGCCGTGGTCTTCAGAGCGCGGTTGCTTGATGTTTGTCACTTGCGCGGCAGTTGAtagtacaa ACTTGGCTGCATGA